A region from the Chrysoperla carnea chromosome 4, inChrCarn1.1, whole genome shotgun sequence genome encodes:
- the LOC123299058 gene encoding dehydrogenase/reductase SDR family member 4-like isoform X1, with protein MNSISSNRLTGRVAVVTASTEGIGYGIARRLAQEGAKVMISSRKEENVIKSVQKLTNEGLSVSGQVCDVTNAEHRQSLFKNTKEKFGGIDILVSNAGINPKLGYVLESDESSWDEMFHVNVKCSFLLAKEALPYLRERKGSNIVFVSSIAGLHPYPYIGAYSVSKTALIGLTKAAAKSLVTENIRVNCLAPGIVKTKFSTDVSSNLNQRNSKLNMTSSVGRIPMQRSGTIEEMGAVVAFLVSDDASYITGETIAAGGGIDCRL; from the exons ATGAATTCCATTTCTTCAAATCGCCTTACAGGAAGAGTTGCTGTAGTAACAGCCTCTACAGAAGG TATAGGCTATGGCATTGCTAGAAGATTAGCTCAAGAAGGTGCGAAGGTAATGATTAGCAGTCGCAAAGAAGAAAATGTGATTAAAtctgtacaaaaattaacaaatgaagGTTTGTCGGTATCAGGACAAGTTTGTGATGTGACTAATGCGGAACACAGGCAatctttattcaaaaat actAAAGAAAAATTTGGAGGTATTGATATTTTAGTATCTAATGCTGGTATTAATCCAAAACTTGGATATGTTTTAGAA tcTGATGAATCATCTTGGGATGAAATGTTTCATGTAAACGTTAAGTGCTCCTTCCTTCTTGCCAAAGAAGCACTTCCATATTTACGAGAACGTAAAGGCAGTAATATTGTTTTCGTATCATCAATTGCTGGATTGCATCCATACCCG TACATAGGTGCATATTCTGTAAGTAAAACGGCACTAATAGGTTTAACAAAAGCAGCAGCGAAATCACTTGTTACTGAAAACATTCGAGTCAATTGTTTGGCCCCCGGTAtagttaaaactaaattttccaCAGACGTAAGTTCAAATCTAAAccaaagaaattcaaaattaaacatgACAAGTTCCGTGGGAAGAATACCAATGCAAAGAAGTGGTACAATTGAGGAAATGGGAGCAGTAGTGGCATTTTTAGTTTCAGATGATGCTTCTTATATAACAGGAGAAACTATAGCTGCGGGTGGTGGAATTGATTgtagattataa
- the LOC123299058 gene encoding dehydrogenase/reductase SDR family member 4-like isoform X2 → MISSRKEENVIKSVQKLTNEGLSVSGQVCDVTNAEHRQSLFKNTKEKFGGIDILVSNAGINPKLGYVLESDESSWDEMFHVNVKCSFLLAKEALPYLRERKGSNIVFVSSIAGLHPYPYIGAYSVSKTALIGLTKAAAKSLVTENIRVNCLAPGIVKTKFSTDVSSNLNQRNSKLNMTSSVGRIPMQRSGTIEEMGAVVAFLVSDDASYITGETIAAGGGIDCRL, encoded by the exons ATGATTAGCAGTCGCAAAGAAGAAAATGTGATTAAAtctgtacaaaaattaacaaatgaagGTTTGTCGGTATCAGGACAAGTTTGTGATGTGACTAATGCGGAACACAGGCAatctttattcaaaaat actAAAGAAAAATTTGGAGGTATTGATATTTTAGTATCTAATGCTGGTATTAATCCAAAACTTGGATATGTTTTAGAA tcTGATGAATCATCTTGGGATGAAATGTTTCATGTAAACGTTAAGTGCTCCTTCCTTCTTGCCAAAGAAGCACTTCCATATTTACGAGAACGTAAAGGCAGTAATATTGTTTTCGTATCATCAATTGCTGGATTGCATCCATACCCG TACATAGGTGCATATTCTGTAAGTAAAACGGCACTAATAGGTTTAACAAAAGCAGCAGCGAAATCACTTGTTACTGAAAACATTCGAGTCAATTGTTTGGCCCCCGGTAtagttaaaactaaattttccaCAGACGTAAGTTCAAATCTAAAccaaagaaattcaaaattaaacatgACAAGTTCCGTGGGAAGAATACCAATGCAAAGAAGTGGTACAATTGAGGAAATGGGAGCAGTAGTGGCATTTTTAGTTTCAGATGATGCTTCTTATATAACAGGAGAAACTATAGCTGCGGGTGGTGGAATTGATTgtagattataa
- the LOC123299059 gene encoding EKC/KEOPS complex subunit TP53RK, protein MTSNEFKLMKQGAEGKIYNGLYLGKPTIMKERFPKSYRHKDLDTQLTKDRIKAEARAILRCKMVGILTPCIYLVDFDRRRIYMEHFVNSITVKEFLYKIESNSDIDHSILKRLGTLIGTNLGKMHANNIIHGDLTTSNMLLVNKNNENVFDDLNNLNLSLIDFGLAHVESSAEDKGVDLYVLERAMLSTHQVTDIILPIIISSYKSTNKKGFDEVMRKFEEVRARGRKRTMVG, encoded by the coding sequence ATGACTAGTAacgaatttaaattaatgaaacaaGGAGCCGAAGGTAAAATTTACAATGGATTGTACCTTGGAAAACCAACAATAATGAAAGAACGTTTTCCAAAAAGTTATCGACATAAAGATTTAGATACACAATTAAcaaaagatagaataaaagcTGAAGCAAGAGCAATTTTACGTTGTAAAATGGTTGGAATTCTAACGCCATGTATATATTTAGTTGATTTTGATCGTCGTCGAATATATATGGAACATTTTGTGAATAGTATAACAGTTAAAGAGttcttatataaaattgaatcaaattcAGACATTGATCATTCTATATTAAAACGATTGGGCACTCTTATTGGAACAAATTTAGGAAAAATGCATGCCAATAACATAATCCATGGTGACTTGACAACATCGAATATGCTGCTAGTgaataaaaataacgaaaatgttTTCGAtgatttaaataacttaaatttatcCTTGATTGATTTTGGATTGGCGCATGTTGAATCTAGTGCCGAAGATAAGGGTGTTGATTTGTATGTACTGGAAAGGGCAATGCTTAGTACTCATCAAGTTACGGATATTATCCTTCCAATTATAATTAGCAGTTACAAGAGTacgaataaaaaaggttttgatGAAGTTATGAGAAAATTTGAAGAAGTTAGAGCTCGTGGACGAAAACGTACGATGGTTgggtaa